Below is a genomic region from Bacillus sp. Marseille-P3661.
TACTACCCGAGTTATCAATAACATCTAAAAACTCTTGACCAATATCAGAATCAATGACGTTCCACGCATGCTCTACATTTTTAAATAGGAAAGGTAAATGGAGAACATTCATTTTCTCCATTCCTAAATCTGCTAAGTACGATGGATTAGTACGATATAAATCAAGCGCTCCCATTTGTAGGGATTGTATCATTGTTTGTTGATCACCTAACTGACCGGATGGAAAAACCTCGACAGTTATCCGTCCGTCTGACTTTTCTTCTAGAATTCTACCAAATTCTTTAATAGACATTGTTACAATATGAGTATCTGGATTTAATTCACCAAATTTAAGAACAATTTTTTCCTTCTTCTCTGTTTTCTCAGCAGGTTGATCAACATTACTTTGTGGTACATTACTTGCTGTTTCTTGTGATGTCGATTGGCCTCCGCATCCAGATAAAACAAAGATAAGTGCTAACATTGACAAAACTACATAATTGAAACCCCTTACATTCCTATTTCTCATTAACTCTCCTCCTTTGATTGATCTATTTTTATTTTAACATCTGAATTTTCTGACAACTATGGTAATTATTTGTTATACCTGTCATTTCTTGCACCATTTACTTTATGTGAATGTTCTGAATGTATTCTCGAGGTGATACACCACAATATCTTCTAAACGCCTTACTAAAATAATTAGGATCAACAAATCCTACCTCAAGTGCAATCTCCTGGATATTTTTCTTTTTTTGCTTTAAATAGTAGATAGCTTTATCCATCCTGATTTTTGTTAAGTACTCTTTAAAAGAAATTCCTACCTGTTTTTTAAAAGAGCGGCTTAAATAAAAAGGGCTAATCCCAATATAATCCGCAGTTTGATTTAGCGATATTCCATAATCCATATAGTTTTCATTCAAATATTTCTTAACATGTTCAATCATTCGATTATGTTGGTCCTGTTTCTGCTCTTTAATAGAAACAATAATTTCCGTGACTATTTCCTCTAAATAAAATTGAATGTCTTCTATTTGTCCAATTTGTTCAATCTCTCTAATAACATTTTCAATTTGATTCAATTTAAAATACCCCTCATAAAATTGAATAACACTTCGTTCAATTAAAACGCAAAGCTGTTGAGCATAGTTTTTTAGTTGATTCATATTAGCCTTTCCCGAGACCTCTGTAAAGATTTCATTCAATACGTTGATTGAATTTTGTTCCTCGACATTAATAATGTTCTCACAAAGAATATTTTCCTTTTTATAAAGATTAGATTTTTGTATATAATCAACCCCACCGGATTGCTTAAAATAAAAATATTTCTTTGCCTCCCTATAAGAATTGTTTATTATAGCCAGATTACAATAAATACTGCTTGTTCCTACCATTGTTGAAAGTTTATAGTCGCTCTCTAAATCTTGCTTTAGTTGACTTCCAATATTTTTAATAGCAGTTTCATCCTTTATGCTATTAGTACCATCTGAAAAAAGCACGACTACTAATTCACTTAAGAAGTAAAAACCTAAAATATGTTTGGTAATCATTTTATACTTTTCTAATGCCTGTTCTAATATATGATCACTAAATGTAGCTCCCTTTATCGTCCTATAAACAATACAAACATATTCCACGTCCTGTATACTTAAAATATTCTTATAATGTTGTAATTGAGAGGGTGATATATTTCTGGAGTGAACAAGATCCATAATCATGTCTCTTTTTAGGAGGTAAGAAAGATTTTCGGCTTTACTTATTAATTCATTCAGATGCTTACTTTCATTTCTTTTTTTATTAACTTTAGTAATTAAACGTTCTATTGATTCTTGAAACTGCTCATTAGGGTAAGGTTTTACTAGATAATCTGTCACTCCTATACGAATAGCTTTCTTAGCATATTCGAAATAGCTGTACGCTGTCATTATAATAATTTCACAATCTGGTAGTTTCTGTTTAATATGTTCTGAAGATTGTAAACCATCCATTACCGGCATGCTAACATCCATTAATATAATATCTGGCTTAAGCTCAAGCGCCTGATCAAGCGCTTCTTTACCATTGCTTGTTTCACCAACTACAATGATATTTTCACTAAAATATTTAGTGAGAAGAACACCAATTGATTTACGTTCAATTACTTCATCCTCAGCTATCATTACTCGTATCATGCAATCCCCTCACTTTTGATTTTTTCTTTTGGTAATATTATTTGAACTGTTGTCCCGCTATTAACGGTACTATCAATTTGCAATAAATTCCCCTTACCAAATGAAAGTTCAAGCCTTTTTCTAACATTGACTAACCCTATACTATTCTTCTTTTGTTCTACA
It encodes:
- a CDS encoding response regulator, yielding MIRVMIAEDEVIERKSIGVLLTKYFSENIIVVGETSNGKEALDQALELKPDIILMDVSMPVMDGLQSSEHIKQKLPDCEIIIMTAYSYFEYAKKAIRIGVTDYLVKPYPNEQFQESIERLITKVNKKRNESKHLNELISKAENLSYLLKRDMIMDLVHSRNISPSQLQHYKNILSIQDVEYVCIVYRTIKGATFSDHILEQALEKYKMITKHILGFYFLSELVVVLFSDGTNSIKDETAIKNIGSQLKQDLESDYKLSTMVGTSSIYCNLAIINNSYREAKKYFYFKQSGGVDYIQKSNLYKKENILCENIINVEEQNSINVLNEIFTEVSGKANMNQLKNYAQQLCVLIERSVIQFYEGYFKLNQIENVIREIEQIGQIEDIQFYLEEIVTEIIVSIKEQKQDQHNRMIEHVKKYLNENYMDYGISLNQTADYIGISPFYLSRSFKKQVGISFKEYLTKIRMDKAIYYLKQKKKNIQEIALEVGFVDPNYFSKAFRRYCGVSPREYIQNIHIK